One Polaribacter reichenbachii genomic window, AATACCCAACTTCGTCTCTTAGAGCACCATCTCCTGTAAAATATGTATTTTCAAAGGCTGAAAAATAGGTTTCTTTATAACGTTGATGATTGCCCCAAATGGTTCTTGCAATACTTGGCCAAGGATGTTTTATACATAATCTACCTTCTACTTGATTCCCTTTTAATTCCTCTCCATTTTCATCCATTAAGGCTGGTTGAATTCCGATAAAAGGCAAAGTTGCATAAGTGGGTTTTGTTGGGGTAACATACGGAATTGGAGTAATCATTATTCCTCCTGTTTCTGTTTGCCACCAAGTATCTATAATTGGACTGTTCTTTTTACCTACATTATCATTATACCAATGCCAAGCTTCTTCATTAATAGGTTCTCCTACAGAACCTAGTACTTTTAATGATGATAAATCGTATTTATCAACCAGTTCTGTTCCGTGTTTTGCTAAAGCTCTAATTGCTGTTGGTGCTGTATAAAATTGATTGATTTTATGTTTTTCTACTATTTGCCAAAATCGACCAAAATCTGGATAACTTGGCACACCTTCAAATAGTACTGTTGTTGCGCCATTTGCTAAAGGCCCATACACAATGTAAGAATGACCAGTAATCCAACCAATATCTGCTGTACACCAATACACATCATTTTCTCTATATTGAAAGGCATTTTTAAAAGTGTATGCAGTATAGACCATATAACCTGCTGTGGTATGTACCATCCCTTTTGGCATTCCTGTTGAGCCTGAGGTATATAAAATAAATAAAGGATCTTCTGCATCCATAGTTTCTGCTTGACATTCTTTTGATGCAGCATCTAACAAAGGTTGCAGCCATTGGTCTCTTCCTTGTTTCATTTGGATATCAGAATTGATTCTTTTTGCCACCAAAACTGTTTCTACACAAGTACAGTTTTCTAAAGCATCGTCTACAATTCCTTTTAAATCGATGGTTTTTGATCCTCTGTAAGAACCATCTGCAGTAATTACCATTTTACAATCGGCATCATTAATTCTTGTTGCTAAAGCTGATGCTGAAAAACCTGCAAAAACCACAGAATGTATGGCTCCTATTCTTGCACAAGCTAAAGTTGCTATAGCCAACTCAGGAATCATTGGTACATAAATACAAACTCGATCGCCTTTTTGAATTCCGTTTTCTTTTAAAACATTGGCAAACTGATATACCCTTTCTGATAACTGTTTATAAGTAATATGTTCGGCTTTTTCATCAGGATGATTGGGCTCGAATAAAATTGCAGTTTTATTGGCTCTGGTTGCCAAATGCCTATCTATACAATTTTCTGTGATGTTTAATTGTGCGCCTTTAAACCACTTGATTTCTGGTTTTGTAAAATCCCACTCTAGAACTTTATCCCATTTCTTTCGCCAAATGAAATGTTCTTCTGCTATTTCTTCCCAAAAATTCTCTGGTTCACGAACAGATTTTCTGTAAACTTGAAAATATTCTTCTAAATGTTTTATGTGATAATTACTCATAATTAACTCTTAATCTCTCATTATTAATATATTATTTATCCTTCAGTACTTGCTATTCAATTTTTTTACTACTATTTTACTCTCTTTTAGTTGGAGTATTTGTAATATTAACAAATACACAGTTAAAACAGCTATTTATTACGATTTTTATTTTTTTTTAACTAAAAAAATAAAATTATAAACCATAAAATAGATTTTTTATACATAAATTAGAACTATGAAAAAGATTACTATAAGCACTTACCTATTATTGCTAAATTTCTTCCTATTAAATAGTCAGTCTAAAATAAATGAAAAGAATAGTTATTTATTATTTGATGAAGCATTAGGGCTTAATAATACAGAGTTATATAATGGAATTATTTATAGAAACAATTTAAAAAAAACGAGCATCAATACCCGTTTTTATAATTCAGAAAACTTCCAGTTAGCTAATATAAAGTATAATAACAATTGGTTTTATAATATTGAAACTAAATACGACTTATACAGTCAAAAAGTCATAGTAAAACTATCTTATTTAAATGAAGGTCATATAGTTATAGAACTTTTCAGCAACAGTATTGAGGAGTTTAATATCAATAATAAAAAATTTATTAGAACCAAAGACTTTACTTTTTGGGAAATAGTATTGGAAAACAATAATCTAAATATTTACAGGAAACATAAAAAAAATAAGAAAGAAACAATTGTTGACAATAAGCTATACGATAATTTTAAAACTGTTGGCCCAAATTTAATTGTTAGCTATAAAAATAAACTTCACGAAGTAAAAAAAGAAAAAGATATTTTGAAAATTTTTGGCAATGATAAATTTTTAAAAAAAATTTTTAAAGAAAACAAGTCTATTAAAAAAACAAATAAACAAGATTTTTACATAGAATGTATTAAAAATATTAATGATTTATTATTGAATAAATAGTTTATATGAAATCAATATTAATTTTGCTATTAACATTTACTTTAAGTATTACTTATGGACAGGAAAAAGAACAATTGATTTCTGCTTTATATGAAAATACTAAAATTGAAGATGTTTTAAATGATTTAGAAAAAAAAACTGCATTTAAATTCTTTTATAAGAATGAGTGGATTGATAATGAAACTATTACTAAAAGTTATCATAATAAATCATTAAAAGATATTTTAAAAGACATATTTACAGATAAACCTATAAATTTTTACTTCATAGAAAATAAAATTATTTTTACTAAAAACAATTATATTCGAGATGATTCTCTTTTTAATAGTAGCAACGATAATAAAAGTTTTTTTGATGAAAATGAATTTAACGATCCAGATATAATTAAAATAGGAAAAGAGTCAAAAAATAATAAAAAAAGTAAATTTACACTTAAAGGTTACCTTAAAGATGAGAATACCAATGAGCTTTTAAAAGGAATATTAATTAGTGTTAAAGGACAAAATACTAATACACAAACTAACATAAAAGGTTATTATGAAATTGAACTAAAGCCAGGATTCAATATTTTACGTTTCCATACTTTGCCTAGTATAATTGAAGAAAAAAAGATTTTAATGTTTAATGATGGTAATTTTGATTTTAGTTTTACAAATAATTCTGTAGAACTAGAAGAAGTAGTTATATCTGCAAATAGTAACCAAAATGTTAAAGAAGCTGTTACAGGCTTAGTAACTATTCATGTAAAAAATATAAAAACTATTCCTACATTATTGGGGGTAAGTGATATTTTTAGAGTTGCTACTACATTACCTGGCATTACAACAGCGGGTGAAGGAGCTTCTGGATTTAATGTACGAGGTGGTAAAGCAGAT contains:
- the acs gene encoding acetate--CoA ligase; translated protein: MSNYHIKHLEEYFQVYRKSVREPENFWEEIAEEHFIWRKKWDKVLEWDFTKPEIKWFKGAQLNITENCIDRHLATRANKTAILFEPNHPDEKAEHITYKQLSERVYQFANVLKENGIQKGDRVCIYVPMIPELAIATLACARIGAIHSVVFAGFSASALATRINDADCKMVITADGSYRGSKTIDLKGIVDDALENCTCVETVLVAKRINSDIQMKQGRDQWLQPLLDAASKECQAETMDAEDPLFILYTSGSTGMPKGMVHTTAGYMVYTAYTFKNAFQYRENDVYWCTADIGWITGHSYIVYGPLANGATTVLFEGVPSYPDFGRFWQIVEKHKINQFYTAPTAIRALAKHGTELVDKYDLSSLKVLGSVGEPINEEAWHWYNDNVGKKNSPIIDTWWQTETGGIMITPIPYVTPTKPTYATLPFIGIQPALMDENGEELKGNQVEGRLCIKHPWPSIARTIWGNHQRYKETYFSAFENTYFTGDGALRDEVGYYRITGRVDDVIIVSGHNLGTAPIEDAINEHPAVAESAIVGFPHEIKGSALYGYVILKDTGESRNHDNLRKEINQAISEKIGPIAKLDKIQFSEGLPKTRSGKIMRRILRKIASDDMGNLGDTSTLLNPEVVQNIIDDRL